From Xylanibacter oryzae DSM 17970, a single genomic window includes:
- a CDS encoding Nif3-like dinuclear metal center hexameric protein — protein sequence MKIKDVLSALERFAPLPLQEDFDNAGLQLGLTETELSGALLCLDVTEKIVDEAISKGCNLIVSHHPLLFHPLKKISDADYVQRIVIKAIQNSIAVISMHTNMDNAKGGVNFKIAEKMNLRNVHFFCHKIVDGVECGSGVIGEFEEPKAADDFIIDLKKAFDVECVQCNQLLRREIKSVAICGGAGSFLINDAIAEGADAFITGEMHYHEYFGNDQKIQIAVIGHYQSEQYTNEIFKSIIQDACKNLPIFMAETNTNPIIYL from the coding sequence ATGAAAATAAAAGATGTGCTTAGCGCCCTTGAACGTTTCGCGCCTCTGCCTCTGCAAGAAGACTTCGATAATGCCGGCTTGCAATTAGGATTAACAGAGACGGAATTATCAGGGGCTTTATTGTGTTTGGACGTGACAGAAAAAATAGTTGACGAGGCAATATCAAAGGGATGTAATCTGATAGTGTCTCACCATCCATTGTTGTTTCATCCGCTGAAAAAAATATCAGATGCTGATTATGTACAACGTATTGTAATCAAAGCTATTCAGAATAGTATTGCTGTAATCTCAATGCATACTAATATGGATAATGCAAAGGGGGGTGTAAACTTCAAGATAGCTGAGAAAATGAACCTACGCAATGTCCACTTTTTCTGTCATAAAATTGTTGATGGAGTAGAATGTGGAAGCGGTGTAATAGGCGAATTCGAAGAGCCTAAGGCAGCTGATGACTTTATAATAGACCTAAAGAAGGCTTTTGATGTGGAATGTGTTCAGTGCAATCAATTATTGCGTAGAGAGATTAAGAGCGTAGCTATATGTGGCGGTGCGGGATCTTTTTTGATAAATGATGCAATAGCTGAAGGTGCGGATGCGTTCATTACCGGTGAAATGCACTATCATGAATATTTTGGTAATGATCAAAAAATTCAGATAGCAGTAATAGGTCATTATCAGAGTGAACAATATACCAATGAAATTTTTAAATCAATAATACAGGATGCGTGCAAGAATTTACCAATATTTATGGCAGAAACAAACACAAATCCTATAATTTACTTATAA
- a CDS encoding dihydroorotate dehydrogenase: MAALNVKINNLSLKNPVMTASGTFGYGLEYADFIPLEGLGGIIVKGTTLHDRQGNDYPRMVETPQGMLNCVGLQNKGVDYFCDNIYPEIKDINTNMIVNVSGSSPDDYAECASRIDNLDNIPAIELNISCPNVKQGGMAFGVTCAGAASVVKAVRQRYNKTMIVKLSPNVTDIAEIAKACEAEGADSVSLINTIMGMAIDIEKRKPMLSIKTGGLSGPAVKPVALRMVWQVAKAVKIPVVGLGGISNSSDAIEFLMAGATAIQVGTANFIDPAITIKIRDGINSWLDSHGCKSVQEIIGSLE, translated from the coding sequence ATGGCAGCTCTAAATGTAAAAATAAATAATTTAAGTCTTAAGAATCCAGTAATGACAGCTTCGGGCACATTTGGATATGGATTAGAATACGCAGACTTTATTCCTCTAGAAGGTTTGGGAGGTATAATAGTAAAAGGAACGACTCTACATGATCGCCAAGGCAATGACTATCCACGAATGGTTGAGACTCCTCAAGGTATGCTTAATTGCGTAGGACTACAGAATAAAGGTGTAGACTATTTCTGTGATAATATTTATCCAGAGATTAAGGACATTAATACTAATATGATTGTAAATGTCAGCGGTTCATCTCCTGATGATTACGCTGAATGCGCTAGTCGGATAGATAATTTGGATAATATACCGGCTATAGAACTTAATATCTCATGTCCTAATGTTAAACAAGGAGGAATGGCTTTTGGGGTGACTTGTGCAGGCGCTGCGAGTGTTGTCAAGGCTGTGCGTCAAAGGTATAATAAGACGATGATTGTTAAACTCTCTCCTAATGTTACTGATATTGCTGAAATAGCTAAGGCTTGTGAAGCTGAAGGTGCTGATAGTGTGTCTTTGATAAATACAATTATGGGTATGGCTATAGATATTGAGAAGCGCAAGCCTATGCTTAGTATAAAAACAGGTGGTTTAAGCGGTCCGGCAGTTAAACCAGTCGCTCTAAGGATGGTTTGGCAAGTTGCCAAAGCTGTTAAAATTCCAGTTGTAGGCCTTGGAGGTATTAGCAATTCGAGTGATGCTATAGAATTTCTGATGGCAGGTGCAACGGCTATACAAGTAGGTACTGCTAATTTTATTGATCCTGCTATTACCATAAAGATACGTGACGGTATAAATAGCTGGTTGGATTCACATGGATGTAAATCAGTACAAGAAATAATAGGTTCACTTGAATAG
- a CDS encoding ABC transporter permease, whose amino-acid sequence MGTIDITYGSLVIGLLLLLIPLYFFYKFGAKLVKSTIIAAARMVVQLFLIGLYLKYLFAWNSPLINLLWVMIMVFVASATATKRTGLKRKLVFIPLCVGLFTTALFVGLYFLIFVVHLEHPFEARYFIPIMGILMGNMLGVNVMALNTYYDGLQRERQLYYYLLGNGASHVEAIAPFVRQAMEKAFSPCIANMAVMGIVSLPGTMIGQILGGSDPDVAIKYQMLIIVITFTASMLSLMITIYFANKNSFDNYGRLLEVKKKY is encoded by the coding sequence ATGGGAACTATTGATATAACTTATGGGAGTTTGGTAATTGGATTATTACTCTTATTGATACCGCTGTATTTCTTCTACAAATTTGGAGCAAAGTTGGTTAAGTCTACAATAATAGCTGCTGCTAGAATGGTAGTTCAGCTTTTCTTAATAGGACTTTATTTGAAATATTTGTTTGCTTGGAATAGTCCGCTTATAAACCTTTTATGGGTTATGATAATGGTTTTTGTCGCATCAGCTACAGCGACCAAGCGAACTGGATTAAAAAGGAAACTGGTGTTTATTCCATTATGCGTGGGACTTTTTACAACAGCATTGTTCGTTGGACTTTATTTTCTTATATTTGTTGTCCATCTTGAACATCCGTTTGAGGCTCGTTATTTTATCCCGATAATGGGAATACTTATGGGTAATATGTTGGGGGTTAATGTCATGGCATTGAATACATATTATGATGGATTACAACGTGAACGTCAATTATATTATTATTTATTAGGTAACGGAGCTTCACATGTTGAGGCAATCGCACCTTTTGTAAGACAGGCAATGGAAAAAGCGTTCTCTCCATGTATAGCTAATATGGCAGTTATGGGAATCGTTTCACTTCCGGGGACGATGATTGGACAGATTTTAGGAGGATCCGATCCAGATGTTGCTATAAAATATCAAATGCTGATAATAGTGATAACCTTCACTGCGTCTATGTTATCTTTGATGATAACAATTTATTTTGCAAATAAAAATTCGTTTGATAATTATGGAAGACTTTTGGAGGTAAAGAAAAAGTATTGA
- a CDS encoding DEAD/DEAH box helicase — protein sequence MTFKELNIAEPVLKALEEKEYLTPTPIQQQAIPSASIGKDLLGIAQTGTGKTAAFAIPIIMQLMNNVSSKSTGSNRPIRALILTPTRELAIQIEESFTDYSKYTDLKHTVVFGGVKQAGQVKQLRQGIDILTATPGRLLDLISQGLITLNGIQHFVLDEADRMLDMGFIHDIRRILPMLPQKKQTMLFSATMPSEIATISKKLLHSPIRVEVTPESSVVDTIKQRVCYVEKEKKIDTLVNLLNEEKEERVLIFSRTKHGADKIAKRLNKQKISCDAIHGNKSQNARQRALNDFKSGKKNVIIATDIAARGIDIQDLGVVVNYDLPDIPETYVHRIGRTGRAGHTGCAFTFCSEDEIPMIRRIQKLTGKKIEKVDIPA from the coding sequence ATGACATTTAAAGAATTAAATATTGCAGAGCCTGTATTGAAGGCTCTTGAAGAAAAAGAATATTTGACCCCTACCCCTATTCAGCAACAAGCTATTCCATCTGCCAGTATAGGCAAAGATCTTCTTGGTATCGCACAGACAGGTACAGGAAAAACGGCAGCATTTGCTATACCTATTATTATGCAACTGATGAATAATGTTTCTTCTAAGTCGACTGGTAGTAATAGACCCATACGCGCACTCATTCTTACTCCTACACGTGAGTTGGCTATACAGATTGAGGAATCATTTACAGACTACAGCAAATATACTGACTTAAAGCATACTGTAGTTTTCGGTGGAGTGAAACAGGCTGGGCAAGTTAAGCAATTACGCCAAGGCATAGACATACTTACTGCAACACCAGGTCGTCTTCTAGACCTCATCAGCCAAGGTCTGATAACTCTGAATGGTATACAGCATTTTGTTCTTGACGAAGCAGACCGCATGTTAGATATGGGTTTCATACATGACATCCGTCGCATATTGCCTATGTTGCCTCAAAAAAAGCAGACAATGCTTTTTTCTGCAACAATGCCTTCTGAAATTGCAACTATATCAAAGAAATTGCTGCATAGCCCTATACGGGTGGAAGTTACTCCTGAATCATCAGTCGTAGATACTATAAAACAACGTGTATGCTATGTAGAAAAAGAAAAAAAGATAGATACCCTTGTAAATTTACTAAATGAAGAAAAAGAAGAACGCGTTCTAATTTTCTCGCGCACGAAGCATGGAGCTGATAAGATAGCAAAAAGACTCAACAAGCAAAAAATATCATGTGATGCAATACACGGAAACAAGTCACAAAACGCTCGTCAGCGCGCGCTAAACGACTTTAAGAGCGGTAAGAAGAACGTTATAATCGCTACTGATATCGCAGCCCGCGGCATAGATATACAAGACCTTGGAGTTGTAGTAAATTACGACCTGCCTGATATTCCTGAAACTTACGTACACCGTATAGGACGAACAGGACGTGCAGGTCATACCGGTTGCGCTTTCACGTTCTGTTCAGAAGATGAAATTCCAATGATAAGACGTATACAGAAGCTAACCGGAAAGAAAATTGAAAAAGTAGATATACCTGCATAA
- a CDS encoding dihydroorotate dehydrogenase electron transfer subunit, translating to MKKYILDLKVNSVEQIHEKYVLIKLTDDEELPDMIPGQFVEVRVDDSPTTFLRRPISINFLDRANNELWLLVAVIGDGTKRLSHLKAGDRLNCVLPLGNGFTIPDSKDEELLLVGGGVGVAPLLYYGNELKRIGCKPNFLLGARSGKDLLEMDLFESLGNVYITTEDGTRGEKGFVTDHSILGNVNFKMLATCGPKPMMMAVAKYAAMHNIECEVSLENKMACGVGACLCCVEKTTDGNICVCKEGPVLNIKKLSWQL from the coding sequence ATGAAAAAATATATATTAGATTTAAAAGTCAATTCCGTTGAGCAAATTCATGAGAAGTATGTTTTGATTAAACTTACTGATGATGAAGAATTGCCTGATATGATTCCTGGTCAATTTGTAGAAGTCCGTGTTGACGATTCGCCGACCACATTTTTACGCAGACCTATATCTATTAATTTTTTAGATCGTGCTAATAATGAACTGTGGCTTCTTGTTGCTGTTATTGGTGATGGTACAAAAAGATTATCACATCTGAAAGCAGGAGATAGACTTAATTGTGTACTGCCATTAGGTAATGGATTTACGATCCCTGATTCAAAAGATGAAGAATTACTTCTTGTAGGCGGAGGCGTTGGTGTTGCACCTCTTTTATATTACGGGAATGAATTAAAGCGTATAGGATGCAAGCCAAATTTCTTATTAGGTGCCAGAAGCGGAAAAGATTTGTTGGAAATGGATCTTTTTGAGAGTCTTGGTAATGTATATATTACAACAGAGGATGGAACAAGAGGAGAAAAAGGTTTTGTAACTGACCATTCAATACTTGGAAATGTTAATTTCAAAATGTTGGCAACTTGTGGCCCGAAGCCTATGATGATGGCTGTAGCCAAATATGCCGCAATGCATAATATTGAGTGTGAGGTATCATTAGAAAATAAAATGGCCTGTGGTGTAGGTGCATGTCTATGTTGTGTAGAGAAGACAACAGACGGCAATATATGTGTTTGTAAAGAAGGTCCGGTGTTAAATATTAAGAAACTATCATGGCAGCTCTAA
- the holA gene encoding DNA polymerase III subunit delta, giving the protein MPETLKVTYDSVIRDLKSGKYMPIYLLMGDESFYIDKISDFIADKILSPEERDFNQALIFGSDVNADDIVNLAKQYPVMAEHRVVIVKEAQNLRNWDALEKYVGGKMMPTSILVLCYKNGSIDKRKKLPGLISKNGVLLESNKIKDWQLPAFIENYLKKNQVGIDPKSVQMISDSIGSDLSRLVSELEKLMISLPENDKRVNPEMVEKQIGVSKDFNAFELRDSIVNKNIYKANQIMKYFDENPKAGSIFAFLPMIFKYFQNLMIAYYSPRKDPDSLASYLELRGKWATKDYITGMRNFSGVKVMQIISKIREIDAKSKGLDNPNTPVGELMQELLFFILH; this is encoded by the coding sequence ATGCCAGAAACATTAAAGGTAACGTATGATAGCGTTATCCGTGACCTAAAATCAGGTAAATATATGCCCATATATTTGTTAATGGGTGATGAGTCGTTTTATATAGATAAAATATCAGATTTTATTGCAGATAAAATTCTTAGTCCGGAAGAGAGAGATTTTAATCAGGCCTTAATATTTGGGTCGGATGTAAATGCTGATGATATTGTTAATTTAGCAAAGCAATATCCGGTAATGGCTGAACATAGAGTTGTTATTGTCAAGGAAGCACAAAATCTTAGAAACTGGGATGCTCTCGAAAAATATGTCGGAGGTAAAATGATGCCAACTTCTATTTTGGTACTTTGCTACAAAAATGGTTCAATTGATAAAAGGAAAAAGCTTCCAGGATTGATAAGCAAAAATGGGGTGTTGTTAGAAAGCAATAAAATTAAAGATTGGCAGTTACCTGCGTTTATAGAAAACTATCTCAAGAAGAACCAAGTCGGCATAGATCCAAAATCAGTTCAGATGATTTCAGACTCGATAGGTTCCGACTTGAGTAGATTAGTAAGTGAGCTGGAAAAACTTATGATCTCTCTTCCAGAAAATGACAAGCGTGTTAATCCTGAAATGGTTGAAAAGCAAATAGGAGTGAGTAAAGACTTCAATGCTTTCGAACTCCGAGATTCTATTGTAAATAAGAATATTTATAAGGCAAATCAGATAATGAAATATTTTGACGAAAATCCTAAGGCAGGTTCTATCTTCGCATTCTTACCTATGATCTTCAAGTACTTTCAAAATCTTATGATAGCATATTATTCTCCTCGTAAAGATCCTGATAGTCTTGCTTCATATCTTGAATTAAGAGGTAAGTGGGCTACAAAAGATTACATCACAGGTATGAGAAATTTCTCAGGAGTAAAAGTGATGCAGATAATTTCTAAAATAAGAGAAATAGATGCTAAAAGTAAAGGACTAGATAATCCTAATACACCAGTTGGGGAACTTATGCAAGAACTTCTTTTCTTTATTTTGCACTAA
- a CDS encoding zinc ribbon domain-containing protein, with protein sequence MAKKDPTDLSVEEKLKTLYQLQTTLSSIDDKRALRGELPLEVQDLEDEIAGLATRIEKMEKEVSEFTNAVSKNKADITEAQASVEKYQKQLDDVKNNREYDTLSKEIEFQTLEIQLCEKKIREANSKVEEKNAELANNIQLIDERKKDLEQKKAELDEIMEETRTEEEVLKQKAKELEVKIEPRLLTSFKRIRKNARNGLGVVYVQRDACGGCFNKIPPQRQLDIKMHKKIIVCEYCGRIMIDPDLAGVKTEKTVEDKPKRKVSRIARKKKTDDSPSVNDM encoded by the coding sequence ATGGCAAAAAAAGATCCTACAGATTTGTCAGTTGAGGAAAAACTGAAAACTCTTTATCAGTTGCAGACCACTCTGTCTTCTATTGATGACAAGAGAGCATTGAGAGGCGAATTACCTCTTGAAGTACAAGACTTGGAAGATGAAATTGCCGGTTTGGCAACACGTATCGAAAAAATGGAAAAAGAAGTCTCTGAATTCACAAATGCTGTATCAAAGAACAAGGCTGATATTACAGAAGCTCAGGCTAGTGTGGAAAAATATCAGAAGCAGTTGGATGATGTAAAAAACAACCGCGAATATGATACCTTGAGCAAGGAAATAGAATTCCAAACATTGGAAATTCAGCTTTGCGAAAAAAAGATAAGAGAGGCTAATTCTAAGGTTGAAGAAAAAAATGCTGAATTAGCAAACAATATTCAACTTATTGACGAGAGGAAAAAAGATCTTGAACAGAAGAAAGCTGAACTTGATGAAATTATGGAAGAAACACGTACAGAAGAAGAGGTCTTAAAACAGAAAGCAAAAGAACTTGAAGTTAAAATAGAACCACGTCTTCTTACATCATTCAAACGTATACGTAAAAATGCGCGTAATGGTCTTGGTGTAGTATATGTACAGCGTGATGCCTGTGGAGGTTGTTTTAATAAAATACCACCACAACGTCAGTTGGATATTAAAATGCATAAAAAAATCATCGTTTGTGAATATTGTGGTCGTATAATGATTGATCCTGATTTAGCAGGAGTAAAGACTGAAAAAACGGTAGAAGATAAACCAAAGCGTAAGGTTTCTCGTATTGCTCGCAAAAAGAAAACAGACGATAGTCCTAGTGTTAATGATATGTAG
- a CDS encoding helix-turn-helix domain-containing protein, translated as MKERIKQLMESLHMTQMNFAQFIGMSPASLSSIFNDRTKPTLNTVEAIKNKIPRINTEWLIFGTGSMYVEDNQEQNVAVDTSHSEVEPVLDFGSEASVQSTTTSDPIIPHQFQNHHQEIVRSEIKYIDKPQRKITEIRVYFDDLTYETFEPKK; from the coding sequence ATGAAAGAGAGAATAAAACAACTAATGGAGTCCTTACATATGACTCAAATGAATTTTGCACAATTCATAGGAATGTCTCCTGCATCACTTAGCAGCATATTCAACGATCGTACAAAACCAACACTTAATACCGTAGAAGCTATAAAAAATAAAATTCCACGTATTAATACAGAATGGTTAATATTTGGTACAGGCAGTATGTATGTGGAAGATAATCAGGAACAGAATGTTGCTGTTGATACTTCGCATTCAGAAGTTGAACCCGTACTTGATTTCGGTTCAGAAGCATCTGTACAATCAACAACAACCTCCGACCCTATTATTCCTCATCAATTTCAAAATCATCACCAAGAGATAGTAAGAAGTGAAATCAAATATATTGACAAACCACAACGTAAAATAACAGAGATAAGAGTCTATTTTGATGACTTGACCTATGAGACTTTTGAACCTAAAAAATAA
- a CDS encoding cold-shock protein — protein MAKRITSNKRDREKAKHEKRLDKQKRKEERLSQGTSSFNDMIAYADEYGVLHSSPVDQPAEEVDVTQIAVSTPKQEEVEIVAQTGIVEYFSSNKGFGFIRDSQSPNKYFFHISNAPDIIQEGDKVSFFTEQDQRGTSAVNISIIKD, from the coding sequence ATGGCAAAAAGAATTACATCAAACAAAAGAGACAGAGAAAAAGCAAAACACGAAAAACGCCTTGACAAACAGAAACGCAAAGAAGAGCGACTAAGTCAAGGTACTAGTTCATTTAATGATATGATAGCATACGCCGATGAATATGGCGTGTTACATTCATCGCCAGTAGATCAACCAGCAGAAGAGGTCGATGTCACACAGATCGCTGTATCTACTCCGAAACAAGAAGAGGTAGAGATAGTAGCACAGACTGGAATTGTCGAATATTTCAGTTCAAACAAAGGCTTCGGATTTATACGCGATTCACAAAGTCCCAATAAGTATTTTTTCCATATATCCAATGCCCCTGATATTATTCAGGAAGGAGACAAAGTATCATTCTTCACTGAACAAGACCAAAGGGGCACTAGTGCTGTAAATATCAGCATAATAAAGGATTAA
- a CDS encoding type I restriction enzyme HsdR N-terminal domain-containing protein yields MYRLNLPQYDIKTIEKSGKISIFDILRNKYVSLTPEEWVRQHFIHYIIEHKKYPQALLANEIELKIGNKKLRCDSVLYSKNLHPRMIIEYKSPNIVLTQKVFNQISIYNMMLKVDYLIVSNGIQHYCCKMDYNNQKYLFLSDIPDYDNL; encoded by the coding sequence ATGTATCGATTAAACCTACCACAATACGATATAAAAACAATTGAGAAGAGTGGAAAAATATCTATTTTTGATATTCTTCGAAACAAATACGTATCTCTAACTCCTGAAGAATGGGTAAGACAGCATTTTATACATTATATTATTGAGCACAAAAAATATCCACAGGCATTGCTAGCAAATGAAATTGAATTAAAAATAGGAAATAAGAAGTTGCGCTGTGACAGTGTCTTGTATTCCAAAAATCTGCATCCTCGAATGATTATTGAATATAAATCACCCAATATTGTTCTGACACAAAAAGTCTTTAATCAGATTTCGATATACAACATGATGCTTAAAGTAGACTATCTTATAGTAAGCAATGGCATTCAGCATTACTGCTGCAAAATGGATTATAATAATCAAAAATATTTATTTTTGAGTGATATACCAGACTACGATAATCTTTGA
- a CDS encoding ABC transporter ATP-binding protein: MLEIINASLKLGGKELFKGLTFSLKEGDVVCIRGNSGCGKTTLLKAILGFLPLDEGVISCNGEPINADSAEVFRGMMTYIPQELALPSENVADMVKLPFTLKANKERKYSKLDLMKEWGKLNLSEDLYDKKVSQLSGGQRQRIMISVSGMLGKLIILADEPTSALDAETSTLVADYFQCLAAKGAIVVAVSHDNNFANRCNMIVNI; the protein is encoded by the coding sequence ATGCTCGAAATAATAAATGCTTCGTTAAAATTAGGTGGCAAGGAACTATTTAAAGGACTGACATTTAGCTTAAAAGAAGGTGACGTTGTATGTATAAGAGGTAATTCTGGTTGTGGTAAAACCACACTGCTAAAGGCAATTCTTGGATTTCTACCTTTAGATGAAGGGGTTATCAGTTGTAATGGTGAACCTATAAATGCAGATTCTGCAGAGGTCTTCCGTGGAATGATGACATATATACCCCAAGAGTTAGCTTTGCCAAGTGAAAATGTAGCTGATATGGTAAAATTGCCTTTTACGTTGAAGGCTAATAAGGAACGAAAATATTCTAAGTTAGATTTAATGAAAGAATGGGGCAAATTAAATTTATCGGAAGATTTATATGATAAGAAAGTTTCTCAACTAAGTGGTGGGCAACGCCAGAGGATAATGATCTCTGTAAGTGGAATGCTGGGAAAACTAATTATCTTGGCAGATGAACCAACTTCTGCTCTTGATGCAGAGACATCGACTCTTGTTGCTGATTATTTTCAATGTCTTGCAGCAAAAGGAGCTATAGTTGTAGCTGTCTCGCATGATAATAATTTTGCGAACAGATGCAATATGATTGTTAATATATAA